Proteins encoded together in one Caldicellulosiruptor saccharolyticus DSM 8903 window:
- a CDS encoding amino acid permease: MTKLLRRKELQTLLQQAEDEKFKLKRELTAADLTLLGIGATVGVGIFVLPGVMAAKVAGPAIVVSFLLSAIACIFAGLCYAEFASLAPVSGSAYTYSYVALGEIFAWIIGWDLLLEFGVSMSAVAVGWSGYVTNLLSDLGIHLPKILTNDIAHGGIINLPAIFIIALLGWILTRGIRESSNFSNIMVFIKLAVIILFIVLAAPHIKPQNWTPFAPYGWKNVITAAGLVFFAYGGFDAVSTASEETKNPQRNIPIGLVASLTIVATLYAIVCLVLTGVVNYKKLDNSAPVAYVLSLIGVKWGSVLVAIGAVVGITTVMMVMLLGTTRILFSLSRDGLLPPVFSKVHKTRRTPYVATIAVTIIGILLSGFLPIMTLAELCNIGALFAFMLTSISVLVLRIKRPDIKRPFKVPAVYVIAPLAALISFGLIVSLPKIAIIRFIVWLAIGLIIYFSYGIKHSVVQNSRNNS, from the coding sequence ATGACAAAATTGCTCAGGCGCAAAGAACTTCAAACTCTTTTACAACAAGCTGAAGATGAAAAGTTTAAATTAAAAAGAGAACTGACGGCGGCAGATTTAACTTTGTTAGGTATTGGAGCAACAGTCGGTGTAGGGATTTTTGTACTGCCCGGTGTAATGGCTGCTAAGGTGGCTGGTCCCGCAATAGTAGTTTCGTTTTTGTTATCAGCAATAGCATGTATATTTGCAGGGCTATGCTATGCAGAATTTGCTTCTTTAGCACCTGTTTCAGGAAGTGCATACACTTATTCTTACGTAGCCTTAGGTGAAATATTTGCATGGATAATAGGATGGGATTTATTACTTGAATTTGGTGTTTCAATGAGTGCGGTTGCTGTTGGTTGGTCAGGGTATGTTACAAATCTACTTTCAGATTTGGGAATACATCTACCGAAGATATTGACTAACGATATTGCTCATGGAGGAATAATAAATCTTCCGGCAATATTCATAATAGCTTTGTTAGGATGGATTTTGACAAGAGGAATTAGAGAAAGTAGTAACTTTAGTAACATAATGGTATTTATTAAGCTGGCAGTGATTATTCTTTTCATTGTTTTAGCTGCACCACATATAAAACCTCAAAATTGGACTCCATTTGCACCTTATGGGTGGAAGAATGTAATTACTGCAGCAGGTCTTGTCTTTTTTGCATATGGTGGTTTTGATGCTGTCTCTACTGCCTCGGAAGAAACCAAAAATCCGCAGAGGAACATTCCTATTGGTCTTGTAGCTTCTTTGACAATAGTTGCTACTTTATATGCTATTGTATGTCTTGTACTTACTGGTGTTGTAAACTATAAAAAACTTGATAATTCAGCTCCAGTGGCATATGTTTTATCGCTCATAGGGGTTAAATGGGGTAGCGTACTTGTTGCAATTGGTGCAGTTGTAGGCATTACAACAGTTATGATGGTAATGCTTCTTGGCACAACAAGAATTCTATTTTCTCTTTCAAGAGATGGTTTACTGCCGCCAGTATTTTCAAAAGTGCACAAGACAAGAAGGACTCCATATGTAGCCACGATTGCTGTTACCATAATTGGTATTCTTCTTTCAGGCTTTCTTCCAATCATGACTTTGGCAGAGCTCTGCAATATAGGAGCTTTGTTTGCCTTCATGTTAACATCGATTTCGGTATTAGTATTGAGAATCAAAAGACCTGATATTAAAAGGCCTTTTAAAGTACCAGCTGTATATGTAATAGCACCATTGGCTGCTTTGATTAGTTTTGGCCTTATTGTAAGCCTCCCCAAAATAGCTATAATTAGATTTATTGTTTGGTTAGCAATAGGATTGATAATATATTTTAGCTATGGAATTAAGCATTCTGTTGTTCAAAACAGTAGGAATAACAGTTGA
- a CDS encoding transglutaminase-like domain-containing protein yields MDFLVCKIPEEIEREGKLGNFCLALRLIDRWLADERITEVQRKRLMYEKNRINRILESYPFDEETALKKAMELIDSFSREEFYHLLSEGYLDYIVVEGKRRFEERFVHNIAFALPLYRERLKKDPVAQKARELLDKRLEELTQGGPPKRYRVRAKITVTIKDDADHFRVWLPFPKEELQVCDVKLVSTNQRDYFLADNQVSQRTIYFEGKEKEYFVEFEYTINEWINKVDPEKVEENDLDEFLDEQPPHVVFTPYLKLLTNQVVAGENNPYLKAKRIFDWITKHVKYSYVRPYATYENISQYVAENLKGDCGFQALLFITMCRIAGIPARWQSGWYINPLMASPHDWALFYVKPYGWLPADLSFGGTRRENEKLRSFYFGNLDGFRMVANSDFMKDFVPKPNFLRFDPTDNQLGEAESLSGKVKIESKIEVISFEEI; encoded by the coding sequence ATGGATTTTCTTGTATGCAAGATACCAGAAGAGATCGAGAGAGAAGGAAAGCTTGGCAATTTTTGTTTGGCTTTGAGATTGATAGACAGGTGGCTGGCTGATGAAAGAATCACTGAGGTGCAAAGAAAACGTCTAATGTACGAGAAGAATAGAATAAACAGAATACTCGAAAGTTATCCTTTTGATGAAGAAACTGCTTTAAAGAAAGCAATGGAGCTGATTGATTCTTTTTCTCGAGAGGAATTTTATCACCTTTTGTCAGAAGGGTATCTTGATTACATAGTAGTTGAAGGAAAAAGAAGATTCGAAGAACGCTTTGTTCACAATATAGCTTTTGCTCTTCCATTATATAGAGAAAGACTCAAGAAAGATCCTGTTGCACAGAAAGCAAGAGAACTGCTTGACAAGAGATTGGAAGAATTGACACAAGGAGGCCCTCCCAAAAGATACCGAGTACGCGCAAAGATAACTGTTACTATCAAAGACGATGCAGATCATTTTCGTGTTTGGCTTCCATTTCCAAAAGAAGAGCTTCAGGTTTGTGATGTAAAACTTGTTTCAACAAACCAAAGAGACTATTTTCTTGCAGACAACCAGGTTTCACAGAGAACTATTTATTTTGAGGGAAAAGAAAAAGAATACTTTGTTGAGTTCGAGTACACTATAAATGAGTGGATAAATAAGGTTGATCCAGAAAAGGTTGAAGAAAATGATTTGGACGAATTTCTTGATGAACAGCCACCTCATGTAGTGTTCACGCCATACCTGAAACTTTTAACCAACCAAGTAGTCGCCGGTGAGAACAATCCTTATTTAAAAGCGAAGAGAATCTTTGATTGGATTACAAAGCATGTTAAATATTCTTATGTTCGACCATACGCAACTTACGAGAACATATCACAATATGTTGCAGAAAACTTGAAAGGAGACTGTGGTTTTCAGGCTCTGCTTTTCATTACTATGTGCCGAATTGCTGGAATACCTGCACGATGGCAGTCTGGCTGGTACATAAATCCCCTTATGGCTTCTCCACACGACTGGGCACTGTTCTACGTCAAGCCTTATGGTTGGCTTCCGGCAGACCTTTCATTTGGTGGGACAAGACGGGAGAATGAAAAACTTCGCAGTTTCTATTTTGGTAACTTAGATGGTTTTAGGATGGTTGCAAACTCAGATTTTATGAAAGATTTTGTGCCGAAACCAAATTTCCTGCGATTTGATCCTACAGATAATCAGCTTGGTGAGGCTGAATCCTTATCTGGGAAAGTTAAAATTGAAAGCAAGATTGAGGTAATCTCTTTTGAAGAAATCTGA
- a CDS encoding L-Ala-D/L-Glu epimerase produces the protein MSKIVNVKFDVKQYKYEKPFHITGSISSETKNVEVEVILESGAKGCGEAAPSFRVNGEKIEMLTALEAYVRDLLVGLDVRQYRKIFEITDKLFAVPSLKAAIQYAILDALGEETDIHVYQLLGGALKEIETDKTVGIDTIENRVREAKKIFDSGFRVIKIKVGENLKEDVEAMLEIYKVTKGAKYIVDANMGYTPKQAVEFAQQVYKAGIDIAVYEQPVVWSDIEGLKFVRFHVPFPVAADESAKTKFDVMRLIREEAVDYVNIKLMKSGISDALSIVELARSANLRLMIGCMSESSVGINQSVHFALGTGAFDFHDLDSHLMLQEPGFRGKFIQSGAKMIGY, from the coding sequence ATGAGCAAGATAGTGAATGTGAAGTTCGATGTCAAACAGTATAAATATGAAAAGCCTTTTCACATCACTGGAAGCATATCTTCTGAGACAAAAAACGTGGAAGTAGAAGTCATACTTGAAAGTGGTGCCAAAGGCTGTGGTGAAGCTGCACCTTCGTTTAGGGTCAATGGGGAAAAGATTGAAATGCTCACTGCACTTGAAGCTTATGTAAGGGATTTGCTGGTTGGACTTGATGTGCGACAGTATCGAAAGATCTTTGAAATAACAGATAAGCTATTTGCAGTGCCAAGTTTGAAGGCTGCTATTCAATATGCTATTTTGGATGCTTTAGGTGAAGAGACGGATATTCATGTCTACCAACTTCTTGGAGGAGCATTGAAAGAGATTGAAACAGATAAAACAGTAGGAATTGATACAATTGAAAATAGAGTTAGAGAAGCAAAGAAGATCTTTGACTCGGGCTTTAGGGTCATAAAGATAAAGGTTGGAGAAAATTTGAAAGAGGATGTTGAAGCAATGCTCGAAATTTACAAAGTGACCAAAGGTGCAAAATACATTGTGGATGCAAACATGGGGTACACACCAAAACAAGCTGTGGAATTTGCACAGCAGGTTTACAAAGCTGGAATAGACATAGCAGTGTATGAGCAACCTGTTGTTTGGAGTGATATCGAAGGGCTTAAATTTGTCAGATTTCACGTTCCTTTTCCTGTTGCTGCAGATGAGTCTGCTAAGACAAAGTTTGACGTTATGAGATTGATACGTGAAGAAGCTGTTGATTATGTGAACATAAAGCTAATGAAATCTGGAATAAGCGATGCTCTCTCCATTGTCGAGCTTGCAAGGAGTGCTAACCTCAGGTTAATGATAGGGTGTATGTCCGAATCAAGCGTGGGGATTAATCAGAGTGTTCACTTTGCCCTTGGAACTGGAGCGTTTGACTTCCATGACCTTGACAGTCATCTGATGCTACAAGAGCCAGGGTTCAGAGGTAAATTTATTCAAAGTGGAGCTAAGATGATTGGGTATTAG
- a CDS encoding IS481-like element ISCsa6 family transposase yields MNIISYHELRKISPQKARELVRKVFESNNKNVSKTAKILGVSRHTVRRAVYGPLEDKSKKPKSSPKKLSSELENFIVEESKKTGFRYRRLSFYLLRKYGIKISENTIKSILRRNSVARKTKRTKKGERSLYDYETLIPFSEFQLDTKHLLDKESLPKEVYEHMKRYNLPCYEWNIIDVATRTRFTAYSYELSSAFGFMFISLVALWLRTHNVRNIIKIRLDNGAEFCGGSERKLKQWNEMLSFLGVELNPIPPKAKHLMGIIENSHRADDEYFLMIHAERCKTKDEFIQRAQKWQDTWNFFRPHNGKGMNGRTPFEKFIASKSLVSSHIFQFPTLLLEDIMKKVGTFYSLFCNKFGGKYVFTTYLFLLEPQLGVEIFTTTKECAKILRRRL; encoded by the coding sequence ATGAATATTATATCATACCACGAACTAAGAAAAATATCCCCTCAAAAAGCTAGAGAATTAGTTCGAAAAGTCTTTGAATCAAATAACAAAAACGTATCAAAAACTGCTAAAATATTAGGTGTATCAAGACATACCGTAAGAAGAGCTGTCTACGGTCCTCTTGAAGATAAATCAAAAAAACCTAAATCTTCTCCCAAAAAGCTTTCTTCTGAACTCGAAAATTTTATTGTCGAAGAGTCTAAAAAAACTGGTTTTAGATATAGACGTTTGTCTTTTTATCTTCTCAGAAAATATGGTATCAAAATAAGTGAAAACACAATAAAGTCAATTCTTAGAAGAAACTCTGTAGCTCGAAAAACAAAAAGAACAAAAAAAGGTGAAAGAAGTCTATACGATTATGAAACTCTTATCCCATTTTCTGAATTTCAGCTTGATACAAAACATCTTTTAGACAAAGAAAGTCTTCCCAAGGAGGTATATGAACATATGAAAAGATACAATTTGCCTTGCTATGAGTGGAACATAATAGATGTTGCAACAAGAACAAGATTTACAGCCTATTCTTACGAACTTTCATCCGCTTTTGGATTTATGTTCATATCCTTAGTTGCATTATGGTTAAGAACTCATAATGTAAGAAATATAATAAAGATCCGATTAGACAATGGAGCAGAATTTTGTGGAGGAAGCGAAAGAAAGTTAAAGCAGTGGAATGAGATGCTGTCATTTTTGGGTGTAGAACTAAATCCTATTCCACCAAAAGCAAAGCATTTAATGGGTATAATTGAAAATTCACATAGAGCTGATGATGAGTATTTTTTAATGATTCATGCTGAAAGATGTAAAACAAAAGATGAATTTATTCAAAGAGCCCAGAAATGGCAAGATACATGGAACTTTTTCAGACCTCATAATGGTAAAGGAATGAACGGGAGGACACCATTCGAAAAATTCATAGCTTCAAAATCTCTGGTCTCCTCCCATATATTTCAATTTCCTACATTACTTCTTGAGGATATTATGAAAAAAGTAGGCACCTTCTATTCTCTGTTCTGTAATAAATTTGGTGGTAAATATGTCTTCACCACGTACCTTTTTTTATTAGAACCTCAATTAGGTGTAGAGATATTTACCACAACGAAAGAATGTGCGAAAATACTAAGGAGAAGGTTATAA